Within Lytechinus pictus isolate F3 Inbred chromosome 7, Lp3.0, whole genome shotgun sequence, the genomic segment TTGCAGATCAAAGATATTCCGCGGAGAACCAGAAGGGCGCTATTACCATTGATCTTGTATGTACAGCATTAGTGCCTTTCTGGTTCTCATCTGATGATATATACATACAGCTTGTGATTACATATCTAATCAGGACAGGGATCTATCGTTCTGATTGATTGGACTGAGgaagaaaaatatgagaagAGTATTAAAGGAAGGAGTGTTTGCTTGAGCTAGTGAGCATGAAGATGATCATTTTTTCccacttttaatttgatagcCCTAAGCATCGCTGAAAAGCCAATTTCGGCAGCACAAGGCAGAGGGGCTGCCAGTGGCATGGCGTAATCAGAGAGACTACAAACACGCAAATCGTGAGGCAGCAAATGTACGAGATTAAGGTCACAAAGTACAGGACATCGCAGGACCTGAGTGTAAAGCAGTGgaatgagagggggggggggggaagggggttgAAGAGATAAACAAATGATGCGTATTCACACCTCTGCCATCTGTTGTATACAGGGGAAAAAGTCTGTTGTTTACTGTTAGAATGACCCAAACTCAAATCCTTAACATTGGTTTACTGCCCTTCTTGCAATCACAAATGGAGGGTGCAACTGGATCTCAAAGCCAATATCAACATTTAGGAGGGGAGAAATGAGAGATAGCATATTATTTTCAGAGTTTATTTAGATGATGAGCAAATATAGTTAATAATAAATGAGCAAGGGAGGTGGAAAGAGGATTAGAGATGTGTGAAGGCCTGATTGGTGATGGTAATAAGCAATGATCAAGGAACTTGAAGCTCAATGGTTAAAGAGATTGAATGAACATACCAACTCAAACTGAGAATACCAGGAATTTGTGGCAGTGTTTGCAAATTACTCATAACATTCACAAAGTAGTATACCTGCCAAATATTAGCTACTCgtcaaaattacaagaactttcgtAGTGTTTTTTCCAAGGTTGATGGCATTATGGACGATGAAAATTCTGAGAAAATTGCTGGTGCTGTGTGATGCTTGTTTATTTttgctgagctagtgattttttaattttgcaCTTCATCTGCTACTCAGATTATATTGCACGTGCTCATAACTTTGAGAACTTTCCTCAGAAATCAAAAGGGTTTGGTTTGGAACGAATCAGGAAAATAATTTGAGAATAATTATCAGGcttttataagctactgaaatcttaGCTTAGGCTTAgcgcaaatttgtcagtgaaattcacaGCAGACAAGCTGCTTGAAATGCTCCCCCGATTGGTTGCTGTATGTGCATGGTGAGCTGTAAAGGGCTCTAATTGATCTCCACAAATAAGATTCCCTGCCTCACTGCATTATGCACCTGCTAGAAGATGGATGGTAGAAGTGGATATTATTCACATTACAGTCGTGTAACTGTACACCATTTTGCAGGTTACAAATACAATGCACTTTTCAGCCTCTTCTaacatgaattacatgtacataaaaatcTAAAATTTAGGATGTAAGTCATATTTAGTATTtccaaataaaatatgataaaatgtaATGATTATATGTGATTGTAGTTGATAACCTGTGTATTAGAATCAGACACAACAAAATCTAAGTTATCACAACAAGTTCTGTAATCATTCATCGCCACACAAAACCTCATTGTGAAGACTGCGTATGGATGACCAGATATTAATCTGAGGGATACTCAATTCTCAGTTATTCTCCTTCATCCATTTCCCACTTTCTCCTGCTTTTGTTATATTTGACAAGAGAGATTGTCCAAAGTCACACCAACCAAGATTTGTGACTGGTCTCCCAAGAGTTTTTGATGTGGTCAAGTAGCACCCTCCTTTACATTATTCACTATTCCTTTGATATATATTATCTTGGTCCATGTTATAGATGTTGTAGCCATAATTATCTGATTATTTCCATCAGTCTTGTTTTGTGTAAGCTTATTTATTTATGATCTGGACATTTAtgagaatttaattgaatttgtttttaaattcctGATGATATGTTTGGTTTAAGATtgattgaacatttttttctttctcccttttttcttgtaTTCTGCAGGTCAAGCTAGTTGTTCCCAACAGTACAGCAGGTCTAATTATAGGTAAGGGTGGAGCGATGATCAAATCCATAATGGAACAAAGTGGTTCCAGAGTGCAGATCTCCCAGAAGTCAGATGGTATCACCCTGTCAGAGAGAGTCATCACAATATCTGGGGAATGTGATAACAACAGGAAGGCTATGTCTTTCATAATCAACAAGATCCAAGAGGATCCACAGAGCGGTAGCTGCAATAACCTCAGTTATGCCACTATAACAGGTCCAGTAGCCAATGCTAATCCCACTGGCTCTCCTTTTGCAGAGGGTGTCTCTTCTGCAGTGGCTTCCAACCTGGCCgctgcagcagcagcagcagcagcaatgGGAAAAACACCACAGATTCCAATGGCTGGCCAGACCTTATCAGCACCTTCCCTTCCTCATCCCATCGGTGGCGGGCTGACCATTCCTTCTATGATGATCAGCTCCAGGATTCCCACCAGTCTACCAGCTCCCATCAACACCAGCCAAGCAGATACCTCCTCATTAAGCAGTGCCATGAGCAACTTTGCGGCATACAACTATCCAGGTCTATCCTCTATGGGCAATCTTCAAGGTTCTTTGGGTGCCACAAGCCCATTATTAGGTGCAACAGCTCCAATTCAGGCATCCCCTCAGATGTTCTCATCGGGATTGCTAGGATCTTACCAGGTAGCCACCACCATCAGTCCTTCCAGCAAAACAACTCTGTCCAGTCCATCTCCCACCAGTACCGCCGACTCACCCTACTCCAATGGTAGTACAATGGGTATTACCATCCCCAGTGCCCCTGAGACCATCGTGCCTGGACTTCCAATGATGCCACTTGGTGCCACAATGGCTGGTGCCACAATGGCCGGCTTCCCTTCAATGGGTGGCATCACGATGGCAGCCGACCCACAGAAGGAATCTATCCTGGAGAGCGAGGTGCCGGAGACCCTAGTTGGTGCTATTTTGGGGAAAGGAGGTAAAACGCTAGTGGAATTCCAGAATCTCACCGGGGCCAAAATACAAATCTCCAAAAAGAATGAATATGTTCCAGGCACACGCAACAGACGGGTAACGATAACTGGTCCAGTTACAGCAACTCAGAGCGCACACTTCCTGATTATGCAGCGGTTGGCCCAAGAGGAACAAAATAGAGCCTTGAAGGGTACCACCTAAGAATAAATCAAGTGAAGAGTCGTGCCTCACTCTCACTCACTATAAATCTTTCTTATTCACCAAAGCATCTTGGATGACCAAGATTTACcatagtaattatataacaagGAAAGTGTGCCTTGTGGAAGACTTTTACAGATAGGCAGGATGAGAGTTGATGAAATCACTAATTTtgttgagaatttttttttaaaagaaatccaATCGGGAATTTGAGATCTTTCTTTGAATCTTTCAGTTCAATCAGTGAGCTTTTGAACTCATGGGACAATTCTAGAGACTTAATCAGTTGTATATGTGAGAAAGAAGTTAAGATTGATTTTAAGAAACTTTCTCAATTCCTTGATCTTGAGGACAGCAATCGTGTCTTTGATTAATTTGTGTTGCCTTGTTAAGTCTCTACACATTGTGATTTCACTCTTAATCATGGCATTTTTATGCTGCTCGAGGACCCGCCCACTggttatatttttttggaaGTGCAGTTGATTTACGAAGGGGAGAGTGCATAGACAATAATTGTGTAAGTATTCATATGTTGTATATTGAATATCTGATTGATGCTTCCTCCGTTCCTGAGAGAGAaaactgattattttttttgtgttctTTGTACTTTGATTCTTCTCTGATCAGAAATTCTTCCCAGagaatctttctttgtttgtgGTTGGTGAAAGAATGAGAAACCATCGATCACAACTGGGACTAAGCAATATGGTGCTGGATTTGATTATTGTAGTTGTTAGACTTGGGGAtgggttttgtttttttaaactcATGTCAATTATCAACGATGATTCGATCTCTTTCCTTATTTGTCTaccaattgatttatttattgattatgttgtcatcctttttttttagttcaaacATGTGTATTTGCAACTCTTTCATGTAGACTTTTATAGTGAACAAAAGCAAAAGCCTTTTGTTAGTACTGCCCATAAGAATTCATTTTCCTGGAGAAATTCCTATACCTTGAGAGCGTGACTATAGAGTTGACGTCTGGGAAACTCttagaaatggaaaaaaaagtattaacgACGAACATTGAAAAGCGATCTCGCCATCTCAAAGCAACATCTCTCACTCGTGCTCCCAAATCCTCAACTCCAAACTTCAATATCAGACCTGTATTAACAACATGCATGCTGCATTTCTTGTGGGAACAAAATGATACCTGACTCATTTACGTACATATTATCTGTGTATGTATGACTTTGCAACATTACATACAGAGAGAACTTCTCTTCAcgccttttgttttttttctccagacattTAATACTACCTTTGACATTTCAGAACATCTTGTTTTTGTTGAAGCACCTTTATTTTTCAAGACTGTAAACATTTCCTCCGATACTAAAGCTTCAATATGTTTCGTGTACACAGTCTCAATCATGACTCATCTTGTGATGCTTCAATCTTCAAATCACTTGGCCCTCTAACTTTTAAAGGATTTAGATCTTTATTTTCTGCCACCTGTATTTTGTGTGTTAAAAATACTGATTCAGCTTGTTTTATCCCACCTATGTTTATTTTCTCCATTTATACCAAATCAATCTCATTTTGGGTCTAAATATGtcttattttttctgctttcatcTTATATTGTCATGTGTTAATTTATGCATTGATCTTGGTAATTTTATGCATTCACAAATCATGTATAATGTAGACCAAATTCAAGGCAACTCTTCAATTTCTATTTGGTAAGTTTTTATCAAAGCTTTTCCATAAGTTTCCGATGTCCAAAATAGGAAAACAGCTCTCAATAAAAGTAGATGTTTTATGCGGTCGGAGGTGATTTGGAAAGTTACttttaaacttttcattttttggtgtgTTTCCAACAATGCAATATCCAAATTGTTTTTGCCATTTGAAAAAGGGAAATGCTATAAATGTGCGCAGTTGAAGAAAATGACTTATCATCCAAAgttctggggagtgtttcagtAAATAAATAGTCAGTGATTATTCCCTGACTAATTTgctgagccaatcagattcaaggatCTTGTTAGCTGTAGGTGAAAATCACTAGATAttcgtttcatgaaatgctccctgtACTGTGTACTGTTCACCAACGGTCTCTGAAGATTGAAAGACCTTGTCCAAATTCAACTCCCTTCCTGTTTGGTTTGTACATCGGCTTCAGTTTGGGTTACAGTGTACATCTGAATGGCTAGGTCTCTATGTACATGGTTTGTGAATGCGGGTTTATGTAATAACAACATCTCAATGAGTATATGCTGCATTTGATTAGAGATCACGAATCAAAACCTTTGTGGACGTAGTACTACTAAGACTTAGAAAACTATCACTTTGTATGGGACCAGAGGGTAATGGTATGATGTGCATTCTAACCGGATGATAATAGATTCAATCTTTTCATGGGATTCAACTTGTCAGTCACCCTTTGCTATTTAACCAAGTTTCATAGCTTAAaatgcttttcatttttttttcttcagtgttTTCACTCTTTCAAAAATACTTTCATAATCTGTACCAAACATATTTCAGTCTTTTTTTCAGGGGGCATATGACCAATAGAGtataatatatatctatatatatatctattaatGCATTTTGTTGCTTTTGTCGTCCATGTATAGTGAGATAATTTTCTATGAATAAATCTAGACACGAAAAATTCAAACATTACATGCATGTTGTTGACtttgtatattcattttatttactcATGGTATCACTTGCTTTATGTGCACACAACTGAATTTAACCTACACCTCTATGCTTCTGTTAAAAGTCTGATGAGTTCAaagagatttatttttttccatgtaGTACTTCCCCATTCCAGTAGCCTTCCAGGGACTAAGACAGAATCGTTCACACTCATGGTCATCTGCACTAAGTTACCATACCATCAAGATTTCTGCACATATGTTGCATAAAAGCATAGTCTAgacattaatttctttttagtACTTTCCCTCTCCACTATGATGTTGATCATGTAGAGTAGATAATTTTGCTTCCCTTGAATATTGTAAGGTTTCTTATGTACAATTGTCCTTTTGGAAACACATATGGTTGTTCAATTTCCCCAAATTTGTTCATAAAATTCATTGAACAAACTTGCCTGAACCCCTTTCATTAAAGTCAAGCTACTGAATGTTGCCTTCGCTGACACctaaaatatttgaagaaagaccaaacatacaatattttctttaaacatttaTTAAATGACTCAATTTGCAGCATATCAGTAACCAT encodes:
- the LOC129265217 gene encoding RNA-binding protein Nova-1-like, with the translated sequence MIKSIMEQSGSRVQISQKSDGITLSERVITISGECDNNRKAMSFIINKIQEDPQSGSCNNLSYATITGPVANANPTGSPFAEGVSSAVASNLAAAAAAAAAMGKTPQIPMAGQTLSAPSLPHPIGGGLTIPSMMISSRIPTSLPAPINTSQADTSSLSSAMSNFAAYNYPGLSSMGNLQGSLGATSPLLGATAPIQASPQMFSSGLLGSYQVATTISPSSKTTLSSPSPTSTADSPYSNGSTMGITIPSAPETIVPGLPMMPLGATMAGATMAGFPSMGGITMAADPQKESILESEVPETLVGAILGKGGKTLVEFQNLTGAKIQISKKNEYVPGTRNRRVTITGPVTATQSAHFLIMQRLAQEEQNRALKGTT